The following proteins are co-located in the Microcystis wesenbergii NRERC-220 genome:
- a CDS encoding protochlorophyllide reductase gives MVQDQKPTVIITGTTSGVGLYAAKSLAQRGWFVVMACRDIPKMEQAAKELNIPRDNYCIEFIDLGSLDSVRRFVKNFRALGRPLTALVCNAAIYLPLLKEPLRSPDGYELSMATNHLGHFLLSNLLLEDLKNSPSPDRRLVILGTVTHNPDELGGKIPPRPDLGDLEGFAKGFKTPITMADGKKFESVKAYKDSKVCNVLTMRELHKRYHQSTGITFTSLYPGCVADTPLFRNHYPFFQQFFPWFQKNITGGYVSQELAGERVAMVVADPEYRQSGAYWSWGNRQKKEGKSFVQRVSPQARDEERGAKVWEYSAKLVGLA, from the coding sequence ATGGTACAAGATCAAAAACCCACGGTGATCATTACTGGGACAACTTCTGGAGTCGGTCTCTACGCCGCTAAATCCCTTGCTCAAAGAGGTTGGTTTGTGGTTATGGCCTGTCGGGATATCCCGAAAATGGAACAGGCTGCCAAGGAATTGAACATTCCCCGGGATAACTACTGTATTGAATTTATCGACCTCGGTTCCCTCGATAGCGTCCGGCGCTTCGTTAAAAATTTCCGGGCCTTGGGCAGACCCCTAACCGCTTTAGTCTGCAATGCCGCTATCTATCTGCCTTTGCTCAAAGAACCCTTAAGAAGTCCCGACGGTTATGAATTGAGCATGGCCACCAATCATTTAGGTCATTTCCTGTTGTCAAATTTGCTCTTGGAAGATCTAAAAAATTCCCCTTCTCCCGACCGCCGTTTAGTCATTCTCGGCACTGTCACCCATAATCCCGATGAATTAGGCGGTAAAATTCCTCCTCGTCCCGATTTGGGCGATTTGGAGGGGTTTGCCAAGGGTTTCAAAACCCCGATTACTATGGCCGACGGCAAAAAATTTGAATCGGTCAAGGCCTACAAAGATAGTAAGGTGTGTAATGTTCTCACCATGCGGGAACTGCACAAACGCTATCACCAATCGACCGGAATCACTTTTACTTCCCTCTATCCGGGTTGTGTGGCCGATACACCCCTTTTCCGCAACCATTACCCCTTTTTCCAGCAGTTTTTCCCCTGGTTCCAGAAAAATATCACCGGTGGCTATGTTTCCCAAGAATTAGCCGGGGAAAGAGTCGCTATGGTGGTGGCTGACCCCGAATACCGTCAATCTGGTGCTTACTGGAGTTGGGGCAACCGTCAGAAAAAAGAGGGTAAATCCTTTGTGCAAAGGGTTTCTCCTCAAGCTCGCGACGAGGAAAGAGGGGCAAAAGTGTGGGAATACAGCGCTAAATTAGTCGGATTAGCCTAA